GTGGCAGTTCTAATGGCCACTGTCATTAAACTGTATTTGATATATAAATAACTCTGGGTTTCTGAAAGAATGAATGTTGGTTTGACCTTATTTTCTGCAGGAAGCTGTTGCTTCATGTGGTATATTTTTAAATAGCAAGAAACTCATGGTTGTCTGAGCAGACTTGATGTCTACTTGTAGGATAAGcccctttccttctctttgaAAGACGCGTTTCTGCCGAATTTATAAATCACGAAAGCCCGCCATGCACTAttgataaaaaatgtataattaataATTGCACCATAAGACCATTGTGCTAAAGGTCAAGTGTGGGACTTttgttgcataaaaaaaaaaaaagttctttctGTTCTcggctactgtagaaacacaGAGGTGTTTTTAACATGGCTGCCCCCATTGGAGTGCAGCTTTAAACAAAGTTTAGTTTCCTCAAAATCATCTAATAACTCATTTAATAATTTCGTTTAATCTGGTTCACAATTCTCAGCAGGGCTCTTCACCCCAGCCAGTAACCACGGTCAGGTCCGCTGCTGTGAATCAGTTGGTCTATTAACCATTTCATGTAAATAACTTTTAATAAGAGATAAACAAGCATATTGATCCAATGGGACTTACACTGGGGGCcattttgctcaaggatgcctacaggttagtAGTTGTGAATTATTTGCAACATGCCACCCCTACTTCAAAAACCTGGAAGCAAGCCTGACTATCGGTAAACTGGACCTATCCGAATCAGCCTCGGCTCCTCATCAATGCATTGTTCCCGCTCCCTTATTGCAGGGGCCGCAAGCCGGGCTCCGGGCGAAAGAACGGAGGAGGAGCCAGCTCCAAGGGCAAGGAAAAGAAGCTGTCGGGCACAGAGTCGGAGCAGGAGGTCTGTCAGCGCAGGGCCTGGAAGGATGACCCAACTGGTCCTAATAAATGaatggctgaagtgtgtgtgtgtgtgtgtgtgtgtgtgtgtgtgtgtgtgtgtgtgtgtgtgtgtgtgtgtgtgtgtgtgtgtgtgtgtgtgtgtgtgtgtgtgtgtgtgtgtgtgtgtgtgtgtgagaaccgGATAAATGGATGAACATCCCTTCATGAGTGTGTTCATCCCACACGTGGGATGGAGGAACCCTGTGCCTGGGTGAGAGGTATGAAAGATTGAACTGTACTAACCGTCGGATGGATTGTGTGTCTCCGTTGCCATGGTCACAGGATGACTCTGAGGACAGTGAGACGGAcggggacgaggaggacggATCCCAGTCAAGCACAAACATGGCGTCACGCTTTCACAGGTAGCCCCCCGCACAGAATTGCTGCGATAAGATGTCTGcattttaagattttttttctgTAATGTTGTCGGGCAGGTCAAGATCCATTGAGCTACAGTTTACTTTCAGTagtatctattttttttaagaaagtGGCTCATCGGGCATTTGTGGCGCACTTTTCAATTCGAAAGAGCTTTATTGGCACGGGAGACAAACATTGACGCTGCTAAAGCAGttaaacaaaaagaaagacGCAAGAATAACAACGCAGACGTATAACGTGTAAGAAATGTCAACGCTAACATCCCCGTTCCCTCCCCAGCCCGGACGCCCCGCCCCAGTACCTGCACATGGCCAACATGGCGGCCgtggccccggccccggccccttCGATGCCAGACGGGCCCCCGCCGGGCCCCATGCCCCCGGGCTCCTtcgccccccacccctccatggtgggagccacgccccctgccccgcccagCAGCGTGCCGCACAAAGAAGcagaggacgacgacgacgatcaAGACTATGACTcttagcctccccccccccctccctccctttgtaCACACCAATCAAAAACAGGCGCACACTTTCTCTCTGCTTTTAtcccccttttttattttctctcttaaGTTGGTCCGTTCAAAGCTGCTCggaagaaaggggggggggggtttggatcTCAGCCCCCTCGCTTCCTCTCTTCTGAAGAAACAGAACAGATCCCACACTGGCTGAgcgaccaccacccccccgaTACAGGTGTCGTGTGTttgttgtgattttttttaatttctcatTTCAGAAGACCAAAAATAGGaaaccccctttttttttttttttttttgtagagaTGAACTCGACTGTCTTATTTAGATGCCCGTTATTCTGATTTggactccatcctcctcctttaccctcaaatatatatatatatttttttttctcctccatttTGGTTTTCCCACTCGCATTTCTCTGTTTTCTTTACATCGGAGCGCATCGGTCCTCTGCTTCACTCAAGCCCTCAGGTCGGTTCCCTAAATGATCATGATGATAATGAATATATTATTAGCAGTCGAAGCCTTAGAACCGGACAGTACTGATACTATTCATTGACGGTGTGCTGCATCTTAAAGCTAAGTGTAGTGCAAAAACTAATTACGAGCGCTAGGTAAGTGTAGAGCAGTTCATAAGGGAACTCTAGACTAGGTCAGTGTGCCGTTAATCATTATCAACTGAAAACTATGGAAACCAAACTCCTTTTCAGGCTTTGTTGTGTCACTTGCTGCTGGTctaaccaccaccccccccccccaatcccccatTTTAAATCCCGATTTTATGAAGATTTTaggttttcctttcttttttcctttcttttttaatgtctATTAGTGATGACCGTTATTCCACTGAATCGTATAGTTTATCTCCCCCAACATTTGAGACTAGAGAGGTCTACCACTGGCCATACCACGTCAGGGAAAATACTGTGAGTCTCAAACCATTACTTTGTTTTTAAAGTTGTACTTTATTTTCTCCCGACATTTTCTGCAAAATCCCGCCCCCGATTATTTCCCTTTtcgtgtttattttcttttaaggtATTTCAGTTATTacgttatttttctttctttttaaatacatttttctgtattcattgttttttgtctttttagttggttttttaaattgaattgaatgcatTAGGGCTCCCATTTATTTGTACCACTAAACATTAAATggtattaaaataataaaagtggACAGTGGAAAATTGATATTGTCTTATAAAGCTTTTAACATTCTTTTCATTTTGTATGGGTGAAATAAAGTTTGGGATTCAACTAAGAAAAATACGAAAATGAGTGGATGCCTTTTTGTTTGATAAATAATTCTGACTTTAATTTCGATTTGGAACTGATGAAAAGCGTGATATTGATGTTCCCGAGATGAACCaaagaaattaaattaaattcgatttgtttagcccttaatcaccaatacagtctcaaagggcttaacaggccaaatatgtATCGAAGAGTTATATAGCGAACATCTGAGTATGTAATGCATGCACTTCCTTTTCCACTTTCCTCTGTTGCCCCCCCCATCATCTTTTGTCTGAATAGTTCCAAGATCCAACATGTAAACAAACGAGCCCATTGCACCGCATCACCAGGATCTGGGCCCGGAACCAACCGCCTGTCAATAGTTGTGTCGGAGCGCCCGTGTCACTGACTGGTAGCAGGTAGATCCAGATAAGAACGTGACAGTGCACGCTTGTTTCTAAGGAGCAGGGAGTGTGGGTGGGATGTACAGAGAGGCAATTGTTCAAGTTGTAAGTCCATGCTCAGACGTAAGCTCACTTTGTTCCTTGGAtctgacatcccccccccccatctacccAACCCCACATTTGGGTTTGGTGGCGTAGCATgttcccctccgtctctctctctctctctctctctctctctctctctctctctctctctctctctctctctctctctctctctctctctctctctcacatttctcacacacacacacacacacacacacacacacacagtctctctgcTCGGGCCACAAAAACAACGGCATCCTTCCTGCACAAGCGATGATTCAGCGGACTAGCTAGGCGGGCTGCGATGGAGTTTACACGTCCACCGACCTCGGTCGACCGACGGGTCTgcacgaggaagaggaaggcgtGGTGGCATCAAAGCGTTTACAGACAGGAaacacccctccaccctctcgctctaacacacacacacacacacacacacacacacacacacacacacacacacacacacacacacacacacacacacacacacacacacacacacacgtttgaggACATAACAGAAACGTTAGAACCTTTGTTTGGATACCTTATAAGACACATTCATGTGGTGTAGTTTAGTTTGCGAATATTGACAATTTTTCTAGATTAATAGGCCTATCTGTGGTTTTTCGGAGTGGATTTAGGTCATAGCCTACTCTTTTGATTGTCCTATCAGTCATTTAAaccatatttataaaaaatatgttaacattcaaatatttgCATAAACTTAAATAATTGAAAAAACTGAATGGACTTATTACTTCATAagtattatataattattatttatgtggTGTCATTATTTGTTTGAtagtattttgtatttattattttgagagcctctaccccaatttcgttgcactttgtgcaatgacaataaagagattctgattctgatttcaTTATTTGTGACTTTgtaattttatatttttcactttatacatctctattatttttattatgattagttattttgaatgttttcataatacaaaaaaaaagccatctccctcctctctccaccagagCGCCACTAGTTGTGTTTAGTTTGTCATCTGATTCTTTTCCTGTTGGGAAGAAAAAAGTTGCACAAACCCCACCCCTCCGTAGCGACTGTAGGCAGACTGAGAGCGGTCAGAGTGGCTGGCCAGCACACACCACCGGGGAAGGAGGAACACCACATAAGTAACGCTATGGCCTATATAACGTTGTGCTTCTCGGTtatcgacaacaacaacaacaacaaacgccACCGTTCACGCCAATGAACTTTCGTCGCGCCTTGGACCCAGAAGAATAAGTTGTATCATAAGTTTCATTCTGGAAAGTATCCTGAACAAGTGTTGGATTTCTCCTTCCTGCCTGCGGCCAAATCTCGGAATAGTTACGATGTCCGCACTGGTATTGTATCGCTCTCTCTAAACGTGTATCTTCGTTATGCGTATTATTGTGAGGTGTTGGATGCTGCGGACGATCACATAATGGATACGGGTGAACGTGTTGAGAGGATGCGACCAGACGAGCCGACCCTGTTGTCCGAGGTGCTGTAGTGCTTCACGGGGGAATTGGCGAGGTCCGAAGGCTTGTCGTGGAACCTCGGCTTCGTAGAGCTTGAATGCCTCCTTTCCTGCTATTCTTCTCCACTTCTTGGCACTTCCTGTGCTGCTCAGTGCACTTAATGGCTAAAAATACAGACCGTTCAACCACCACGGACAGCTAAATGCACTTGAAACAATACGGTTGGATTGATAGTGTGAACGTTTCCCAGTGGAGGttgtcatttagctggaggtgATATATTGGTCCCCTCCATTCAAATGAAGGAATAAGTGGAGCTTATCTATTGACGGTAAGGTGACTATGTAGGCTGCATATTGTGTTCAAACTATACATTGGGGAAGTCCCCATCCCATTAGTTTGAAGAGAGAGGAATTCAATGGGGACATTTAGCTCTTAAACCCCCTTGGCAGAATCCTTAACATTAATTGTTTTGTGGGACGATGGCTAATTTAGACAGACACTCAGGCTGTCAACGTTGGCCCGAGTGAAAGACGCTTGCTATTGTCTTATTCCATGATCCCTCTGTAGCCTACTACTCTGGCAGGGTATTCAAAAGCAGTCCGCTGGTCCCTGATGAACCGACAAGAAAGTCGGGAACCGGAGTGCGGCGCCACACAGAGTACTCTTTTGTACTTTATCTTCGACGCCCCGGGCCACAGAGTCAGACCCAGTCAAAACATCTGGCGGAGGGCCTCATGGAGCCGCTGAAGAGCATGTTCACGCTGTCCAACTGGAAGAACCTGGACCAGTCGCAGAAGGGCAACTTCTCCAACCCGGTGTGGACGGCCCTGTTCGACTACGAGGCGTCCTGCAAGGATGAGCTCACCCTGCGCAAGGGCGACCTGGTGGAGGTGCTGTCGCTGGACTCTGAGATCTCCGGCGACGAGGGCTGGTGGGCGGGCAAGGTCAACAACAAGGTGGGCATCTTCCCGTCCAACTACGGCTCCTTCAAGCCCAACGGCTGCGGCTTCGGCGCCCTGCCGGCGGGcggcgtggtggtgggggagctgGCGCCGGCCGTGGTGGGCGCCTTCGAGCCCAAGGCGGTGGACTTCCGGGAGCTGACGCTGAAGGAGGTGATCGGGGTGGGGGGCTTCGGGAAGGTGTACCGGGGCATGTGGCGCGGCGAGCTGGTGGCGGTGAAGGCCGCGAGGCAGGACCCCGACGAGGACATCAGCGTGACGGCGCAGAACGTGTGCCAGGAGGCGCGTCTGTTCGCCATGTTCACGCACCCCAACATCATCGCGCTGAAGGGCGTGTGCCTGCGCGAGCCCAACCTGTGCCTCATCATGGAGTACGCGTCCGGGGGCCCGCTGAGCCGCGCGCTGGCCGGGCGCCGCATCCCGCCGCTGGTGCTGGTGAACTGGGCGGTGCAGATCGCCCGCGGCATGCTGTACCTGCACAACGACGCCATCGTGCCCGTCATCCACCGCGACCTCAAGTCCAACAACAGTGAGTACTAGGGCACAACATGGCTAACCCCAGCCCGCGGGTCTTAACAACATTTACCCTGATAGAGTTTGGGGTAGTCCAACAACAGTGAGTACTAGCACAACCACAGATAACCCTAACCTGCAGGTCTTAA
This is a stretch of genomic DNA from Gadus chalcogrammus isolate NIFS_2021 chromosome 17, NIFS_Gcha_1.0, whole genome shotgun sequence. It encodes these proteins:
- the drap1 gene encoding dr1-associated corepressor, translated to MPSKKKKYNARFPPARIKKIMQTDEEIGKVAAAVPVIISRALELFLESLLTKACHVTQSRNAKTMTTSHLKQCIELEQQFDFLKDLVAAVPDMQGEGEENHTESGAGADKVPRRGRKPGSGRKNGGGASSKGKEKKLSGTESEQEDDSEDSETDGDEEDGSQSSTNMASRFHSPDAPPQYLHMANMAAVAPAPAPSMPDGPPPGPMPPGSFAPHPSMVGATPPAPPSSVPHKEAEDDDDDQDYDS